In Phocoena phocoena chromosome 19, mPhoPho1.1, whole genome shotgun sequence, a genomic segment contains:
- the TLCD3A gene encoding TLC domain-containing protein 3A isoform X3 has product MLLPLAWGSLLFPGLFGLCAWGLRRARPAWTHNDCVLISTRLVSSVQAVLATGSGIIIIRSCSHVITDRGLGESLGTSLSAASSWQN; this is encoded by the exons ATGCTGCTGCCGCTGGCCTGGGGCTCGCTCCTCTTCCCGGGGCTCTTCGGGCTCTGCGCCTGGGGGCTGCGGCGCGCGCGGCCCGCCTGGACCCACAACGACTGCGTGCTGATCAGCACCAG GCTGGTTTCTTCAGTGCAGGCTGTGTTGGCCACCGGGTCTGGGATCATCATCATCCGCTCCTGTAGCCACGTGATCACCGACAG agGCTTAGGGGAGAGCTTGGGGACTTCTTTGTCGGCTGCATCTTCATGGCAGAACTGA
- the TLCD3A gene encoding TLC domain-containing protein 3A isoform X2, which yields MLLPLAWGSLLFPGLFGLCAWGLRRARPAWTHNDCVLISTRLVSSVQAVLATGSGIIIIRSCSHVITDRHWLAREYVWFLIPYMIYDSYAMYLCEWYRTRDQSSKHPLTIFRNFLSKNRLMITHHAVILFVLVPVAQLKQQHTLLYKVNGILTLTTFFSCRILLFPFMYWSYGQQQGLSLLQVPFHIPFYCNVANAFLIAPQIYWFSLLCKKAVRLFDAPPAKKDG from the exons ATGCTGCTGCCGCTGGCCTGGGGCTCGCTCCTCTTCCCGGGGCTCTTCGGGCTCTGCGCCTGGGGGCTGCGGCGCGCGCGGCCCGCCTGGACCCACAACGACTGCGTGCTGATCAGCACCAG GCTGGTTTCTTCAGTGCAGGCTGTGTTGGCCACCGGGTCTGGGATCATCATCATCCGCTCCTGTAGCCACGTGATCACCGACAG GCACTGGCTTGCCCGAGAGTATGTCTGGTTTTTGATTCCATACATGATCTATGACTCCTACGCCATGTACCTCTGTGAGTGGTACCGAACCAGGGACCAGAGCAGCAAACATCCCCTCACCATTTTTCGAAACTTCCTAAGTAAAAACCGCCTCATGATCACGCACCACGCAGTTATTCTGTTTGTCCTTGTGCCGGTCGCACAG CTAAAGCAGCAGCACACGCTGCTGTACAAGGTGAACGGAATCCTCACGCTGACCACCTTCTTCTCATGTCGGAtcctccttttccccttcatGTACTGGTCCTATGGCCAGCAGCAGGGACTGAGCCTGCTCCAAGTGCCGTTCCACATTCCTTTCTACTGCAATGTGGCCAACGCCTTCCTCATCGCTCCCCAGATCTACTGGTTCTCTCTGCTGTGCAAGAAGGCAGTCCGGCTCTTTGATGCTCCCCCAGCCAAAAAGGATGGTTAA
- the TLCD3A gene encoding TLC domain-containing protein 3A isoform X1, translating into MLLPLAWGSLLFPGLFGLCAWGLRRARPAWTHNDCVLISTRLVSSVQAVLATGSGIIIIRSCSHVITDRHWLAREYVWFLIPYMIYDSYAMYLCEWYRTRDQSSKHPLTIFRNFLSKNRLMITHHAVILFVLVPVAQRLRGELGDFFVGCIFMAELSTPFVSLGRVLIQLKQQHTLLYKVNGILTLTTFFSCRILLFPFMYWSYGQQQGLSLLQVPFHIPFYCNVANAFLIAPQIYWFSLLCKKAVRLFDAPPAKKDG; encoded by the exons ATGCTGCTGCCGCTGGCCTGGGGCTCGCTCCTCTTCCCGGGGCTCTTCGGGCTCTGCGCCTGGGGGCTGCGGCGCGCGCGGCCCGCCTGGACCCACAACGACTGCGTGCTGATCAGCACCAG GCTGGTTTCTTCAGTGCAGGCTGTGTTGGCCACCGGGTCTGGGATCATCATCATCCGCTCCTGTAGCCACGTGATCACCGACAG GCACTGGCTTGCCCGAGAGTATGTCTGGTTTTTGATTCCATACATGATCTATGACTCCTACGCCATGTACCTCTGTGAGTGGTACCGAACCAGGGACCAGAGCAGCAAACATCCCCTCACCATTTTTCGAAACTTCCTAAGTAAAAACCGCCTCATGATCACGCACCACGCAGTTATTCTGTTTGTCCTTGTGCCGGTCGCACAG agGCTTAGGGGAGAGCTTGGGGACTTCTTTGTCGGCTGCATCTTCATGGCAGAACTGAGTACTCCGTTTGTGTCGCTGGGCAGAGTTCTGATTCAG CTAAAGCAGCAGCACACGCTGCTGTACAAGGTGAACGGAATCCTCACGCTGACCACCTTCTTCTCATGTCGGAtcctccttttccccttcatGTACTGGTCCTATGGCCAGCAGCAGGGACTGAGCCTGCTCCAAGTGCCGTTCCACATTCCTTTCTACTGCAATGTGGCCAACGCCTTCCTCATCGCTCCCCAGATCTACTGGTTCTCTCTGCTGTGCAAGAAGGCAGTCCGGCTCTTTGATGCTCCCCCAGCCAAAAAGGATGGTTAA
- the GEMIN4 gene encoding gem-associated protein 4 produces the protein MDLGPLNICEEMTVLHGGFLLAEQLFRPKTLAELTKSDWEHVGRPIVEALREISSATACSQPFAWKKKALIIIWAKALQPYPVTPSDTETLWQEDVFFSVGNMIPTINHTVLFELLKSLEASGLFIQLLMALPATVCRAELERFLEHMTIDTSSKDVAFFLDVWWEMMKHKGNQQDPLLSQFRTMAHKYLSSSDEFSHPPKRFKSDPDVCPTMPLLGMLLTGLKQIQDRILCPGMKCCTLANLADMLTVFALMEDNPQEVSATVYLDKLATVISVWNTDTQNPYHQQALAEKVKEAERDISLTSLARLPSETILVGFEFLRSLLREWREELRATLGGSQGTSYSSYRLCDSLTSFSQNLKLYLDTASLSKEERQVASELAECVGDFLKDTNRVLKNKGFEKDITASIAMAIIEQKLDRHMEMCYIFASERKWAFSDEWLACLASSRAVFQEPGLVLELLEAVVDVSAADGAVPRPQIKQVIDLILECHAHLSLPDKNKVLSGVLLSWGRKGLSEKLLGHLEGFQEDLNTTFNQLTQSASEQGLANAIASVARLVILHPEVTVKKVCSMAVVNLGTHRFLAQILTAFPALRFAEEQGPNPSTTIVVSCLKETVWTKFSTPREEKQFLEFLRCLVNPVKPQGIPVAALLKPDEVLKEFVLPFLMLDVKEVDLSLRIFIQTLEANTCLEEYWLQTCSPFPLIFSLCQLLNGFSRYWQLPKEKRCLPLDGKDLVIHILELLCEVVSANAETFCPDTWVKSLSWLHWKLEQLDWTVGLRLKSFFEGHFKCEVPATLFEICKLSEDKWTCQAHPRYGPGTGLLAWMECSCISSSISEQMLALLVVDVGNPEEVRLFSKGFLVALVQVMPWCSPQEWQCLHQLTRRLLEKQLLHVPYSLEYIQFVPLLNLKPFAQELQLSVLLLRAFQFLCSQSCHNWLPVEGWSHVVKLLCNSLTDLLDSVRFIQSVGPWAQGQEQDLTQETLFFYTQVFCHVLHIMAMLHQEVCEPLYVLALEILTCYETLSKTNPSVSSLLQKVNEQHFLKSIAENISPEERRQTLLQKISNF, from the exons ATGGATCTAG GACCTTTGAATATCTGTGAAGAAATGACTGTTCTACATGGGGGCTTCTTGCTGGCCGAGCAGCTGTTCCGCCCCAAAACACTGGCAGAATTGACCAAGTCTGACTGGGAGCATGTCGGGCGGCCGATtgtggaggctctgagggagatcTCCTCTGCCACGGCCTGCTCCCAGCCCTTCGCCTGGAAGAAGAAAGCTCTGATTATCATCTGGGCCAAGGCTCTGCAGCCCTACCCTGTCACGCCTTCTGACACTGAAACCCTGTGGCAGGAAGATGTGTTCTTCTCCGTGGGCAACATGATCCCCACCATCAATCACACGGTCCTCTTTGAGCTGCTTAAGTCCCTGGAAGCTTCCGGACTCTTTATCCAGCTCCTGATGGCCTTGCCCGCTACTGTCTGCCGTGCAGAACTAGAGCGCTTTTTGGAGCACATGACGATTGACACTTCTTCGAAGGATGTGGCCTTCTTCCTCGACGTTTGGTGGGAAATGATGAAGCACAAGGGCAATCAGCAGGACCCCCTGCTCTCCCAGTTCCGGACAATGGCCCATAAGTACCTGTCCTCTTCAGATGAGTTCTCCCACCCTCCAAAGAGGTTTAAGTCCGACCCGGATGTGTGTCCTACCATGCCCCTGCTGGGCATGCTGCTCACTGGGCTGAAGCAAATCCAGGATAGGATCCTGTGCCCCGGGATGAAGTGTTGCACCTTGGCCAACTTGGCTGACATGCTGACCGTGTTTGCACTGATGGAGGACAACCCCCAGGAAGTGTCCGCCACTGTGTATCTAGACAAACTGGCCACGGTGATCTCCGTGTGGAACACGGACACCCAGAACCCATATCACCAGCAGGCACTGGCAGAGAAGGTGAAGGAGGCAGAGCGGGACATCAGCCTGACCTCACTGGCCAGGCTGCCGAGCGAGACGATCCTCGTGGGGTTCGAGTTCCTGCGCAGCCTGCTGCGGGAGTGGCGGGAGGAGCTGCGGGCCACGCTCGGTGGCAGCCAGGGGACGAGCTACAGCAGCTACCGGCTGTGCGACAGCCTGACCTCCTTCAGCCAGAACCTGAAGCTCTACCTGGACACCGCTAGCCTGTCCAAGGAAGAGAGGCAGGTGGCCTCTGAGCTGGCGGAGTGCGTGGGTGACTTCCTGAAGGACACGAACAGGGTGCTGAAGAACAAGGGCTTCGAGAAGGACATCACTGCCTCCATCGCCATGGCCATCATTGAGCAGAAGTTGGACCGGCACATGGAAATGTGCTACATTTTCGCTTCTGAGAGGAAGTGGGCCTTCTCGGATGAGTGGCTGGCCTGCCTGGCCAGCAGCCGGGCTGTCTTCCAGGAGCCCGGCCTGGTGTTAGAGCTGCTGGAAGCAGTGGTGGACGTCAGCGCGGCAGACGGGGCTGTCCCCAGACCCCAGATCAAACAGGTCATCGACTTGATCCTGGAGTGTCACGCACATCTCTCACTGCcagataaaaataaagttctCTCGGGCGTCCTGCTCTCCTGGGGGCGCAAGGGCCTCTCTGAGAAGTTGTTGGGTCACTTGGAGGGGTTTCAGGAAGACCTCAACACGACTTTCAACCAGCTCACGCAGAGCGCTTCTGAACAGGGCTTGGCTAACGCCATCGCTTCTGTGGCCCGCCTAGTCATTCTGCACCCGGAGGTCACGGTGAAGAAAGTATGCAGCATGGCCGTGGTCAACCTTGGCACCCACAGGTTCCTGGCTCAGATTCTCACCGCCTTCCCCGCCCTCAGGTTCGCGGAAGAGCAGGGTCCAAATCCCTCCACGACAATCGTGGTGTCCTGCCTCAAAGAAACAGTCTGGACGAAGTTCTCTACACCCAGGGAAGAGAAGCAGTTTCTGGAGTTCCTGAGATGCCTGGTGAATCCTGTGAAGCCCCAAGGGATTCCAGTTGCTGCTCTTCTCAAGCCAGATGAGGTGCTAAAGGAATTCGTCCTGCCTTTCCTGATGCTCGACGTCAAAGAGGTGGACCTCAGTCTGAGGATCTTCATCCAGACCCTGGAAGCAAACACATGTCTAGAGGAATACTGGCTGCAGACCTGCTCTCCGTTCCCACTCATCTTCAGCCTGTGCCAGCTCCTGAATGGCTTCAGCAGATACTGGCAGCTCCCCAAGGAGAAGCGCTGCCTCCCCCTGGACGGGAAGGACCTGGTGATCCACATCCTGGAGCTCCTCTGTGAGGTGGTGTCAGCTAACGCCGAGACCTTCTGCCCGGACACCTGGGTCAAGTCCCTGTCCTGGCTCCACTGGAAGCTGGAGCAGCTGGACTGGACTGTGGGCCTGAGACTGAAGAGCTTCTTTGAGGGCCACTTCAAGTGTGAGGTGCCAGCCACGCTCTTTGAGATCTGTAAGCTTTCTGAGGACAAGTGGACCTGCCAGGCCCACCCCAGGTATGGGCCCGGCACAGGCCTCCTGGCCTGGATGGAGTGCTCCTGCATCTCCAGCAGCATCTCTGAGCAGATGCTCGCCCTGCTGGTGGTGGATGTGGGCAACCCTGAGGAGGTCAGGTTGTTCAGCAAGGGCTTCCTGGTGGCCCTGGTGCAGGTCATGCCGTGGTGCAGCCCCCAGGAGTGGCAGTGCCTTCACCAGCTGACCAGGAGACTGTTGGAGAAGCAGCTCCTGCATGTCCCCTACAGCCTGGAGTATATTCAGTTTGTCCCTCTGCTCAACCTGAAGCCCTTTGCCCAGGAGCTCCAACTCTCCGTACTCTTGCTGAGAGctttccagtttctctgcagCCAGAGTTGCCATAACTGGCTCCCTGTGGAAGGCTGGAGCCATGTGGTCAAGCTCCTATGCAACAGCCTGACCGACCTCCTGGACTCTGTTCGGTTCATACAGTCAGTTGGCCCTTGGGCCCAAGGACAAGAGCAGGACCTGACCCAGGAAACCCTGTTTTTTTACACCCAGGTGTTCTGTCACGTTCTGCACATCATGGCCATGCTCCACCAGGAGGTGTGTGAACCACTGTATGTTTTGGCCTTGGAGATCCTCACCTGCTACGAAACCCTGAGCAAGACCAACCCTTCTGTCAGCTCCTTGCTCCAGAAAGTAAATGAGCAGCACTTCTTAAAGTCCATCGCCGAGAACATTAGCCCCGAGGAGCGGCGCCAAACCCTCCTGCAGAAGATCAGCAACTTCTGA